From one Anopheles bellator chromosome 1, idAnoBellAS_SP24_06.2, whole genome shotgun sequence genomic stretch:
- the LOC131205601 gene encoding elongation factor Tu, mitochondrial: protein MSTYLALRAVLSPIARKTVAQILSVGSGLHIARNGAAVLQSHAIPVRFYAEKEVFKRDKPHCNVGTIGHVDHGKTTLTAAITKVLADKDLAESKKYSDIDNAPEEKARGITINVAHIEYQTESRHYGHTDCPGHADYIKNMITGTAQMDGAILVVAATDGAMPQTREHLLLAKQIGVNYIVVFINKVDAADQEMVDLVEMEIRELMSEMGFDGDNVPVIKGSALCALEGREPEIGANAVMKLLEEVDKYVPTPVRELDKPFLLPVESVHSIPGRGTVVTGRLERGTVKKGQECEFVGYNKVIKSTITGVEMFHKILEEAHAGDQLGALVRGIKRDDIKRGMVMCKPGTMKANDNFEAQVYILSKDEGGRHRPFTSFIQLQMFSRTWDCATQVIIPGKDMVMPGEDAKLQLRLMRPMVLEQGQRFTLRDGHITLGTGVVTKLLTPLSEKERLSLTEGKKAREKAAGAKA from the exons ATGTCGACCTATCTGGCCCTGCGAGCCGTACTGAGCCCGA TCGCGAGGAAGACGGTCGCCCAGATCCTGTCCGTAGGCAGTGGACTGCACATTGCACGTAACGGTGCGGCGGTGCTTCAATCGCATGCCATTCCGGTAAGATTTTACGCCGAAAAGGAGGTGTTCAAGCGCGACAAACCACACTGCAACGTCGGAACGATCGGTCACGTCGATCACGGAAAAACGACGCTGACGGCCGCAATTACGAAGGTGCTGGCCGATAAGGATCTGGCCGAAAGCAAAAAGTATTCCGATATCGACAACGCACCGGAGGAGAAGGCCCGCGGTATCACGATCAATGTGGCCCACATCGAGTACCAAACGGAAAGCCGTCACTACGGTCACACCGACTGTCCCGGCCACGCCGATTACATCAAAAACATGATCACCGGCACGGCGCAGATGGACGGTGCGattctggtggtggccgcaaCGGACGGCGCTATGCCGCAAACCCGGGAGCATTTGCTGCTAGCGAAACAAATTGGTGTCAACTACATTGTGGTTTTCATCAACAAGGTGGACGCAGCCGATCAGGAGATGGTGGACCTGGTTGAGATGGAAATCCGTGAGCTAATGTCGGAGATGGGCTTCGACGGTGATAATGTACCGGTGATTAAGGGTTCGGCCCTGTGTGCGCTCGAAGGGCGCGAACCAGAAATCGGAGCCAACGCAGTGATGAAGCTGCTTGAGGAGGTTGACAAATACGTTCCGACACCGGTACGCGAGTTGGACAAACCATTCCTGTTGCCGGTTGAATCTGTGCACAGTATTCCTGGCCGTGGTACGGTAGTGACTGGACGTTTGGAGCGTGGAACGGTGAAGAAGGGTCAAGAATGTGAATTTGTTGGCTACAATAAG GTTATTAAATCCACCATCACCGGAGTCGAGATGTTCCACAAAATTCTTGAAGAAGCACATGCGGGTGATCAGCTCGGAGCACTGGTGAGAGGAATTAAACGCGATGACATCAAGCGTGGCATGGTCATGTGCAAGCCGGGTACGATGAAGGCAAACGATAACTTCGAGGCGCAGGTGTACATTCTCAGCAAGGATGAGGGTGGCCGCCACAGACCATTCACCAGCTTTATCCAGTTGCAAATGTTTTCCCGCACTTGGGACTGTGCGACGCAGGTGATCATTCCTGGTAAGGACATGGTGATGCCCGGCGAAGATGCTAAGCTGCAGTTGCGACTGATGAGACCTATGGTGCTGGAACAGGGTCAGCGATTTACCCTCCGCGACGGTCACATTACGCTCGGTACGGGTGTCGTCACGAAGCTACTGACGCCGCTCTCCGAAAAAGAGCGACTATCGCTAACTGAAGGCAAGAAGGCCCGTGAAAAAGCGGCAGGTGCTAAAGCGTAA